The following are encoded together in the Lathyrus oleraceus cultivar Zhongwan6 chromosome 3, CAAS_Psat_ZW6_1.0, whole genome shotgun sequence genome:
- the LOC127131291 gene encoding uncharacterized protein LOC127131291 has product MAERPQNRPLKYYDVPSQAEPHNNIVSSAINRNDFELKTLLLSIVQQNQFLDSPTDDPNLHLSVFVQYADTVKANGGGECAAVEKSTLKGGMYEVNGIDRVNAKVYALTQKIESLTITPATTVAIITPNCELCGTLGHINVDCQLLVGVPTDQINYAQGNPYLNTYNHVWRNHPNFSYKSNNALFPPNPTPAIPPGYQKGTQLLHKHLESQFWRS; this is encoded by the exons ATGGCCGAAAGACCACAAAACCGTCCATTGAAGTATTATGATGTTCCATCGCAAGCAGAACCGCATAACAACATTGTTTCCTCTGCCATCAATCGAAACGATTTCGAGTTGAAAACTTTGTTGTTATCAATCGTTCAACAAAACCAATTTTTAGATAGTCCTACAGACGACCCTAACTTACATTTGTCAGTGTTTGTGCAGTATGCAGACACAGTGAAAGCAAATGGT GGAGGTGAATGTGCTGCTGTAGAAAAATCAACTCTGAAAGGCGGAATGTACGAAGTCAATGGCATAGACCGCGTCAATGCTAAAGTATATGCGCTTACTCAAAAGATTGAAAGCTTGACCATAACACCAGCAACTACCGTAGCTATCATAACACCAAACTGTGAATTATGTGGAACCCTTGGGCACATTAATGTTGATTGTCAGTTATTGGTTGGTGTTCCCACCGACCAAataaactatgctcaaggaaacccaTATTTAAACACTTACAATCATGTCTGGAGAAACCATCCAAATTTTTCCTATAAAAGTAACAATGCTTTGTTTCCACCAAACCCAACACCTGCTATTCCACCTGGCTATCAGAAAGGAACCCAGTTGCTCCATAAGCACCTAGAAAGTCAATTCTGgagatcatga